In Nicotiana tabacum cultivar K326 chromosome 10, ASM71507v2, whole genome shotgun sequence, the DNA window TTCCCTTTGTTTTAACTTGCTTTTTTGATTGGTTTTATTAGTTCTGTTAAGGTCAAGAAATGGTTAGAAAGTTCAAGAGAGTCATACTACTTGCAGGCACAATGTCGAGATAAGAAAAATGATATACTTCTTTGGATGTACTTATCAAGAAGAAAATATCGTGGGCATATTCCAACTTCCGAGCCACAGATATCTGCTGGTTTCTCTAATTAGGAGCCATGCTTCTTATTATATGGATTACTGGTTACAGTGTGCATGATGTACTGCAATATTTCTTTTCAGATCTTCTGGAGGCCTCAAATATCCTAGTGTCTATCTCAATTTTTATAGCTTAGACTGCACAGATTCCAAAGCTACTTCAATTTCTTAATCATTAAGTCAAAGTGTTTCCAATTACCTCTCGTGTATTAAACTGCAGACATGTACTTTTCCAGGAAACCATGTTTTCTTTAATGCCAACTGCTTAGAATCACTCCAGGTGTGACTAGCAACCCCCTTCCCCCAAACAACCAAGTTAACCCTACATGTGTGTCCTTCGTGTGTGTTGGTGGACAGTAAGATGTTTCTCAGAGTAAATAGTGGAACACGATACTAGTTAACTGTCTTTGTGCTGATTGTTGTGACAAAATATACATGTTGGTCCCATCACTAAGTGAACTATGATAGTCATCAATAACAATTCTTAGATGAAATCAAGAAAGCAAATGTTCAATATTTTGTGCCATTGCAGGTTTTTAGAGAATACTTTCCGCCAAAGCAGGATGTGGTATTCCTCGAATGTCTTTGGAAATCTGATAAGTATGTGTTAGTTGAGAGACAAAATGAGAGAGATGTGGGAAGCAAGGAAAAGGAGGTTGGAGAAGATGTTTCTGTAGAAGCATCTAAAATTCAGTATGAAAGCATTGAGATTTTCCTAGGAGGTAACCACGAAACAAGAATTCTTTTCACTGTCTTGTTTTCTTTATCGAACATATTAAATCTGTTTGAGCTCGATATCATTTAAGACAGTATTATCCAGTGTTTTGCTGTTTGCCAGTTTTTATCATTCAGTTTGACAATAAATCTGTCTTACCAGGTATTGTCCTTTGTTTGCATGGAAGACGTGTCTATTGCATGTCTATCTAGTGCTTCTTACTCGTTGAAGCTATAGATAGAATCATTGGGGAATTTCTTCCCCCATCACATGACTTTCCCTGGTTATCTGCTTTATACTATACAAGAAAGGCCTACCTGATACAGCACCCTATCATTTTCTTCAGCAACATATAATTGTAGATAAGTTGATAAAGAGTGTTATATATGCTTTGGCTTTGAATATTTATTGCTATCTTCAGGATATGATCTATCCTTTTCTGCtaaggaagaaaaaggaaaataaaagagaggCTGTAGCAAAATGATAAGAAACACTCATTGATTCTAGTGTTAATTTATGCATACCCAGGCTTGTGGTGATGATTTCGAGATCTTAGACAATCGCGGTTTTAAAATTTGTTTGCCAGCAAAATCCAGTTTTGTGCATTTTGTTAATTAGAACTTTTTCAGTAACTGCAAATTGGCTCTTTGTTTGTTGCTGATTTTCAGTGTTTTTCCTCTATAATTTTGTGCATCACTTTTTCCGGGATCTTGTGTAGACGAGGAACCTGGAAAGACAGCCTCTAAAGATTTGGCTGAGGATGATGAAGCTGTTATCGACAAAGATACAGCAAATTCCCCGGAGAATCCTAAAGATTTGGCGGAATATGTTCAAGCTGTAATGGACAAAGATAAAGCAACTTCTTTGCAGGATCCTATCCAAGAGGGTAAGGATGAATTTCGAGCTCAAGGTGATTTAGCTATTGCAGGACCTTCAGGCAATAATTTTAATGCTCCTGAAGCTGGAGCACTCCCAAGTTCATCACTCATCAAGAATCCGGCAAAAGCCAAACCTGGATCAAAGAATAATGTTGCATTTGTTTCAGTTAAAAGACCAGCTGTGTCAACAAAGAGTGAGTTGGAGTTTGGCATTCATGGAATGCAAAAGGGTGATAATCCTAGTCCTAGTGTAGATAAAGAAGATccatttttcagtttacttacTGCTGGAAATATGAAGAGCAGTCTATTCTAAACTTCACCTaagttttgttttcccttgtttttcTTCCTCTTCACTATGTTGCGGGGCACCTTCGGGGTAcatatttatgttaaaatttcCTGTATTTGGACAAGTCATCcaaattgatttttgaattttaagaGTTGGTGCTCAATCATGTCCTTTCTGGAAGCAGTAAAAATTTCTTTAGTACAACTCTTAGTAGTTAGCTGTGTCATTAGTTACTTTTTCAGTCTGAGGGCAGTAGGAAATTTTTAATTTTCCTGTGACATGCTAAAACACTAGTGTCAAAATTCAATACCATATAACAGGTATAATTTCAAGCATCTGAGGGAGCTAAATATGAATTCCAAAGTTAGCATTCTAATGATTTTACTATTAACAGTATTATATTATTAGCTACTAATCAATTATCAGTTTCTATAACTCCAAGCATTCGTTGTGCGGATAATTCTTTCAATCTTTCTGAGAGCATATATAGAAAGGACACTTTCAGGGAGCATACTCGTCTGCAAGTAGATATTAATTTAGTGTCAACACTAACCTTTTATCAAGTAATGCCTCTACTAAGTAAACAGAAGAAAATCATTCCTCAAATAAATTCTAAGATGTTGTTTGAATCTCAAAAAGTAAAACACTTGGGGTGAAACTGAGAGGTTAAACCTCAGCTAGACCCAATATGGGGGCTTAAGAGCTCTCATTCTTTTCATTTGTTCTCCAAACAaatcaaaacacaaaatattCTAACTGATGCCACTTGGTACTATAAATGTCCGAATCTCCATCAGCTACAAGCTATAAACCAAGCTGGTCACAACTCACAAGTTCCAGTTCTCCATGTCTCCCAAATTCCAGCATGTTATGAATTTTCATTATTCATTATGTAAGAAACAACTACAGTTATGTCGTCCAACTTCCCACCATGGTACTCAAAACCAGCCTCTTGAGCTCCATCAGAGAAAGGCGACGACTTAATAGGATCCATTGCTCTTTGTTGTGCCAGTTCTGCTATCCTCCGAGCAGTCATTTGAGGCCCTAAGCCAGCTTCCACGGACTGAAGTACAACTCCTTTGATATCTTCGTCATACAAGTTATCAAAAAGCCCATCTGTACCAGCAATTAAGACATCTCCAGGTGCAACAGCAATTTTAAACACCATGGCCGAGCTAGGCGAATCGCCAGCATTATTGCAGTCTAGTTGATAAGGAAAATTAAAACCATGTTGTTGTGCAGGGGATTTAAATGCGGCATATCCATGTCTAACCAACATAAATCCGCTATCTCCTAAATTAACTGCATAAAGACCCTCCTCGGTGAGTGCAACAATACACGCAGTAGAAGAACCTTTTGCTTTTGTTTTCACGTAAGCTTTATCCAGTGCCCTGATTAGGTCTATGGAGCCTTTTGGTTCCTCTTGAATCGCAGCTAAAGAGTTGGACATTAATTCACGGGCATAGAGCCCAGCATCAATACCAAGATCAGCCCATCCACCAACGCCATCAGCTACACCAATAGCTTGTGTAAGGGTACACATAAAATGAGCGTCCTCTCCACCAGTCTTTGCTTTAGCAGGATGAGGCAGGTAAAAAGATCCTGAATTTAGCTTCAAGGGGATCTTTGCTTCAGAAGAATCAGCAGCAGTATTAGCAACTTGCTCCTCGCCCTTAGCATTATCCGAAGAAACACCAGGAACAGAAGCAGTTCCAGAAGAGAAACACGCAGGGGATAAGTTGTGTAAACCTTCTGATCCAAATCCTATGTATGATTTGGGATCGGCCCACCTCTTTGTAACATGAGTCGTGAAGTATTGGAAAAGCATATTGTTGGGATGTCCTTTATTTCTCAAACTCATGTTGATTTTTCTAACTTCCTCAAAGCCTCTTTTGTTGTAAAAAACAGTGCAGTTCACTGACAAACCACATTGCAAGCGCCTAGCAGTGATATTACCAACAAAATGGCCAATGTGAGAAGTTCTTGAACCACAAACAGCCATTATCCCGTTCTGACTGTTAATGCCAAATGATGATCAGATAAGCAGAAGATACTTCACGCAGCTGAGTTCTGCAAATCCATccacaaagaaaaattataaaacaacttATGAAGTCACATCTCGAGATCACACatttgctttttttcttttaattgacAAACTAGATAAAGAAAACTGATAAAGCAAGACGATATGAGTCCATAAGAAGCAAGACATGCACAACACAAGATTCCATGTCTCACTTTCAATTAGTTCTCATCAACAAAGAGTTCATAATATATAGATTCTGTAAACAATCTCAGGATAGAAAACACAAGCTGTAAAGCTTGCCAAATGAAACCTGTTAAGTGACGAAACAACCATTTTACATGAAAGACAGATATCTAGAAATCTGACTTCATCAAATAAAGAAAGTGAAAAGACAGATATCTAATGGATACACAATTTTAGGGAGCTTATTAGCAACAAAATTTACAGACACACATCCTTTAAAGTGAACCTTCAAAATCCGATTTAGACAGTAAGCTCAAAAGACTAAATTTGCATCCCATTTTTCATAAGCATAGTATACAAGCAAAAATTTGAGCTTTGTTCTCTGGGTAAGTAAAAATGAATTTTGCTTTTAGTAGACATTGATATAACCATAGGCGTATTGCTGCAGAGAAGTTGACAAATATAATCAACCAATCATTCAACTACCCTCAGCCCTAAACTGCTCGGGTTGGCTATATAAATTATCTGTATGAATAACGCTGTATTGAGGTCCAAAGTTTCACATAGAATAAGAATAAAAATGTCACTTTTATgtcaaaaaagtcaaaaaacaaTTAGCATTTAGGGTAGACTGTGTACATTACACCCTTGAGGTGTTGCCCTTCCCCGGACACTCTGTGAATGCGGGATGCCTTGAGCATCGAACTAGTTTAAGTCAAAAAGCAATTAGCATATAGAGACTTTAGCAGCATAAAAACAGAACACAAACTGCTAGAAAGaaacaaaacaccaaaaagaCCTATTTCTGAGTAATTACTAACTAAAACAAACGAGAGTGATAATGaagattttgagctatttcatcTTCCCTTATCAACAAGGCTTCCTCATTCAAGACCAGAAAACATTTAAGCATAATTAAACAAGAAATACTAAGAAAGAGCAAAAGGGTATCAGCAGACTTCACCTCAAAGCTGTTTAAATCTTATCCCTTTTTATATGGAATTCTTTCACCGGCTGCAACTTTGCTCACAAAGGAAATATCTTTATCCTCTTCTCTTCAAACCCCTATTCAAGAATTGCTTCTTTTTCCGGTATTTTGAATGCAAAAGCTGCAATCTTAACAACTCTTTCTCTCCAAGGGTTCACTGTAGATTTTCACAGACTAATAGTATAAATATCTCctttattttacttattttttattctctttcatttttctttttctgaagcTATGGAATGATAGATGGATAGATAAGAGCTCAGAGCCCTATTAAATTAGGGTGAACCCTGCAATTTTTTTACCGGATATATAAGGTAATGTTTT includes these proteins:
- the LOC107761190 gene encoding putative protein phosphatase 2C 55, translated to MAVCGSRTSHIGHFVGNITARRLQCGLSVNCTVFYNKRGFEEVRKINMSLRNKGHPNNMLFQYFTTHVTKRWADPKSYIGFGSEGLHNLSPACFSSGTASVPGVSSDNAKGEEQVANTAADSSEAKIPLKLNSGSFYLPHPAKAKTGGEDAHFMCTLTQAIGVADGVGGWADLGIDAGLYARELMSNSLAAIQEEPKGSIDLIRALDKAYVKTKAKGSSTACIVALTEEGLYAVNLGDSGFMLVRHGYAAFKSPAQQHGFNFPYQLDCNNAGDSPSSAMVFKIAVAPGDVLIAGTDGLFDNLYDEDIKGVVLQSVEAGLGPQMTARRIAELAQQRAMDPIKSSPFSDGAQEAGFEYHGGKLDDITVVVSYIMNNENS
- the LOC107761188 gene encoding uncharacterized protein LOC107761188: MGSEMEIVDQRLKAFVVTLQTEFAILDRLVYKNKNQHRRCSYFQYLLKVRTDLRLLQAANLEEVLSASFQVLYGKRPKQKVQLLESLKRRRCDGGKHNFLERLLGVAHLLSEIVEPMLRAATEISTLLARSFFMGFSLTVLALLARIRVLVQQMLLDVVCVFNSVSSLSQREQAIKLTQDGFEVFREYFPPKQDVVFLECLWKSDKYVLVERQNERDVGSKEKEVGEDVSVEASKIQYESIEIFLGDEEPGKTASKDLAEDDEAVIDKDTANSPENPKDLAEYVQAVMDKDKATSLQDPIQEGKDEFRAQGDLAIAGPSGNNFNAPEAGALPSSSLIKNPAKAKPGSKNNVAFVSVKRPAVSTKSELEFGIHGMQKGDNPSPSVDKEDPFFSLLTAGNMKSSLF